A region from the Thermoplasmatales archaeon genome encodes:
- the eif2b_1 gene encoding eIF-2-beta, with protein MSNDYEDLLDKASGMLAKSNTSDSRLKIPDPDVIFEGKSTIIRNFLDITDLINREPQVIAKYLMKEFGIGVTINGRRLTINRKLSASQISKKFSQYMDSYVKCYECGSPDTVIEKVGRIDLLTCKACGAQHPIKLTRDSKSSEADLEEGKQYNITINEVGKSGEGRSSYKGYSIIVAGGKKGENLRVVIKKIRNGTAIAEIVSKS; from the coding sequence ATGTCAAATGATTATGAGGACTTACTGGATAAAGCATCAGGAATGCTTGCCAAGTCAAATACAAGTGATAGCCGGCTCAAGATACCGGACCCTGATGTCATATTCGAGGGCAAATCAACCATAATACGAAATTTTCTCGATATTACTGACCTGATAAACAGGGAGCCGCAGGTTATAGCAAAATACTTGATGAAGGAATTTGGAATTGGAGTAACCATAAACGGGAGAAGACTGACCATAAACAGGAAGCTCTCTGCGTCCCAGATTTCAAAAAAGTTCAGCCAGTATATGGATTCTTATGTTAAATGCTATGAATGCGGTTCGCCGGATACAGTCATAGAGAAGGTTGGAAGAATTGATCTCCTGACCTGTAAGGCATGCGGTGCGCAACACCCAATCAAGCTCACAAGAGACTCAAAATCCAGTGAGGCGGATCTGGAAGAGGGGAAACAGTACAATATCACTATAAACGAAGTCGGAAAATCAGGGGAAGGAAGATCAAGCTATAAGGGATATTCGATTATTGTCGCCGGAGGTAAAAAAGGGGAAAACCTCAGGGTTGTCATAAAGAAGATACGCAATGGAACCGCAATAGCAGAGATAGTATCTAAATCATGA
- a CDS encoding putative peroxiredoxin, with translation MTLKVGDKAPGFTLPDSKLKLKSLSDFAGEKVVLAFFPGAFTGVCTKEMCTFRDSMANLKKLNAKVVGVSVDTPFSLAEFDKKNNLNFDLLSDSTRAVSKSYGGIHEDFVGVKGLTASKRSIFVLDKEGKIRYEWVSEDPGKEPDYKKIQEELSLIK, from the coding sequence ATGACATTGAAAGTAGGAGATAAAGCACCTGGTTTTACGTTGCCGGATTCTAAGCTTAAGCTGAAGTCGCTTTCTGATTTCGCGGGTGAGAAGGTTGTTCTTGCCTTCTTCCCTGGCGCGTTTACCGGGGTCTGCACTAAGGAAATGTGTACATTCAGAGACTCAATGGCTAACCTCAAGAAACTTAATGCAAAGGTTGTCGGAGTTAGTGTTGATACTCCTTTTTCCCTTGCAGAGTTCGATAAGAAGAACAACCTGAATTTCGACCTGCTCAGCGATTCAACCAGGGCGGTTTCGAAGAGCTATGGTGGAATACACGAGGATTTCGTTGGTGTCAAGGGGCTTACCGCGTCAAAACGGAGTATCTTTGTGCTTGATAAGGAAGGAAAAATCAGGTATGAGTGGGTAAGTGAAGATCCGGGAAAGGAGCCTGATTATAAGAAAATCCAGGAAGAGCTCTCCTTAATCAAATAA
- the pyrI gene encoding Aspartate carbamoyltransferase regulatory chain — METTLKVSKIKDGTVIDHVPAGKALRVVSILKIENNPDVSTTIAMRVQSDKLGRKDVIKVENKYLNRDDLDRISLIAPDATISIVNNYQIKEKFTVKLTKTVVGILRCPNQGCITNVKEPVNSEFSVISEKPLVLRCFYCERNMSEKEVIAQL, encoded by the coding sequence ATGGAAACAACGTTGAAGGTATCGAAGATAAAGGATGGTACAGTAATTGATCACGTCCCGGCCGGAAAGGCTCTGAGAGTTGTGTCAATTCTAAAGATAGAGAATAATCCCGATGTTTCAACCACCATAGCTATGCGAGTACAGAGTGATAAACTCGGGAGAAAGGACGTCATAAAGGTTGAAAATAAGTACCTTAACAGGGATGATCTTGACAGAATTTCACTCATAGCACCGGACGCGACGATCAGCATAGTTAACAACTATCAGATCAAGGAGAAATTCACGGTAAAGCTTACAAAGACAGTTGTTGGAATACTAAGATGCCCGAATCAGGGTTGCATAACCAATGTAAAGGAGCCTGTAAACAGTGAATTCTCGGTCATATCTGAAAAGCCACTCGTCCTACGCTGCTTTTACTGCGAGAGAAACATGAGTGAAAAAGAGGTAATTGCCCAATTGTAA
- the pyrB gene encoding Aspartate carbamoyltransferase, translating into MLKNKSIVSIDDVSEPEITEVFSVADRMLNALELGKKLEILSGKIMATLFYEPSTRTRLSFESSMQRLGGSVISVSDVKSSSVAKGETLADTIRMAESYSDVIVIRHPLEGAARLASKFSSKPVINAGDGSGQHPTQTLLDLYTMRKYFGKIDGLKIAMVGDLRYGRTVHSLLLALSKFNVEVTLISPQILKMPEHIKERIGKNIKVVSRENFDENLDAFDVFYITRIQKERFTDQNEYNSVIGLYSVDAGTVAKMKKNAIIMHPLPRIDEIKPEVDYLPNAAYFKQAFYGIPVRMALLSMILEA; encoded by the coding sequence ATGTTGAAGAATAAAAGCATTGTTTCCATAGACGATGTCTCTGAACCTGAAATTACTGAGGTTTTTTCTGTTGCTGATAGAATGCTGAATGCACTTGAGTTAGGGAAAAAGCTTGAAATACTGAGTGGTAAAATCATGGCAACACTGTTCTATGAACCTAGCACAAGGACAAGGCTCTCATTTGAATCCTCCATGCAGAGGCTCGGCGGATCCGTGATAAGTGTGTCAGATGTAAAGTCTTCCTCTGTTGCGAAGGGAGAAACCCTTGCAGATACTATCCGGATGGCAGAGTCATATTCAGACGTAATAGTGATCAGGCACCCCCTTGAGGGGGCAGCAAGACTTGCATCCAAATTTTCCTCTAAGCCGGTGATCAACGCCGGCGACGGTTCTGGACAGCATCCAACGCAAACTCTGCTTGACCTTTATACAATGAGGAAATACTTCGGAAAAATTGATGGCCTGAAAATCGCTATGGTTGGGGACCTGCGGTACGGCAGGACTGTTCACTCACTTCTTCTTGCTCTCTCTAAATTCAATGTGGAAGTGACTCTGATTTCTCCCCAGATACTGAAGATGCCAGAACACATAAAAGAGAGGATCGGAAAAAATATCAAAGTAGTTTCAAGGGAAAACTTTGATGAAAACCTGGATGCTTTTGATGTATTTTATATAACCAGAATACAAAAGGAGCGATTCACTGACCAGAACGAGTACAACAGCGTGATTGGTCTTTATTCAGTGGACGCCGGAACCGTTGCGAAAATGAAGAAAAACGCAATAATAATGCACCCCCTCCCCAGGATAGATGAAATCAAGCCGGAAGTTGATTATCTTCCGAATGCAGCCTACTTCAAGCAGGCTTTCTACGGTATTCCTGTTAGAATGGCTCTTCTTTCAATGATATTGGAGGCCTGA
- a CDS encoding Digeranylgeranylglyceryl phosphate synthase, which yields MNPWIRIIRPVNGLMGLIATWISALIGVGYALPSHTAAILLASISVFMVTSAGNILNDILDHETDKINHPDRPIPSGQISIRSARIYAYSMFIAPIILVLPYTIIGVYSPFIPVIVIVAELLLISYETRTKNFGLSGNATVSILVGLIFIYGGMAVGAVASMVILFVLASLSNFSRELIKDIEDVKGDVDRMTFPRKHGEKTAASIASVSIIAAIVISPFPYLVGIFSYPYLAAVAVADIIFLMSIHKTVLSPGRNQKYSKIAMIIALAAFVIGGISANIVIPTSII from the coding sequence ATGAACCCGTGGATTCGCATAATCAGGCCAGTGAATGGCTTAATGGGACTGATAGCCACCTGGATATCAGCGTTGATAGGTGTGGGATACGCCCTGCCATCGCACACTGCAGCAATACTGCTGGCTTCCATTTCGGTATTTATGGTTACTTCGGCAGGGAATATACTAAATGACATTCTGGATCACGAAACAGACAAGATTAACCATCCGGATCGTCCAATACCATCCGGCCAAATATCAATAAGATCGGCCAGGATATATGCATATTCAATGTTCATAGCACCGATAATTCTTGTCCTTCCCTACACCATCATAGGAGTTTATTCCCCTTTCATCCCCGTTATAGTGATTGTGGCTGAGCTCCTCCTGATATCTTACGAAACCAGGACAAAGAATTTCGGTCTTTCGGGAAATGCAACAGTCAGCATACTTGTCGGCCTGATATTTATCTATGGAGGAATGGCTGTTGGAGCTGTAGCATCCATGGTGATCCTGTTTGTCCTTGCGTCCCTTTCAAATTTTTCCCGGGAATTAATAAAGGACATTGAGGACGTGAAAGGTGATGTTGACAGGATGACATTTCCCAGAAAGCACGGTGAAAAGACAGCTGCCTCAATTGCTTCTGTGAGCATCATTGCCGCAATCGTAATCTCTCCATTTCCATACCTTGTTGGCATTTTTTCATATCCATATCTTGCTGCAGTTGCAGTTGCAGATATAATATTCCTTATGTCTATACATAAAACGGTACTTAGCCCCGGTAGGAACCAGAAGTACAGCAAAATCGCAATGATAATTGCACTAGCAGCATTCGTGATTGGCGGCATATCCGCGAATATCGTGATACCAACCAGCATAATCTAA
- a CDS encoding phosphoribosylformylglycinamidine synthase II, producing MPGKTKMAAKPETVKLIETLNADLGKLSGDLSLSLSTDEMIMLKHYFKDLGRNPTMLEIEAMAQAWSEHCCYKSSKLYLKKFLSGLKTDYTILAMEDDAGVIEFDNTHAYVVKMESHNHPSAIEPYGGAATGVGGIIRDVLCMGAQPVALMDSIYLGDIRENSKNDHGLTERFTFNGIVNGIRDYGNRVGIPNVAGSVDFDKSYGNNPLVNAGCIGIARKDHIIRSKIEKVDDLLIIAGGRTGRDGIHGVNFASVRISELESNKRAVQLGNPIIKEPLIHAILEAVEHGLIDGMKDLGGGGMSSSVGEMCYAGGTSAEIHLENVLLKEADMEPWEIWISESQERMLVAVSRENIEEISDIFRKWDIEFSIIGTVKPGNNLVIYYKDRKEMDLSLPFLTSGPMYCRPYRSKIIDRKETRLPKEPQNFSEFVLKFAADPNVCSRFRVIRQYDFTVRGNTISKPLTGFPNHETHSDCAIIKPLEESMKGLALSIGTAPRIVSLNPYQGTLAALSEGFRNILVSGSRPHSIVDSLNFGDPEAPDSMGEFVESVRALGDFCRKFNLPVVAGNVSLYNGSSTSSIIPTPTMMFAGICEDVSRTLSSDFKGAGNLVILVGSSPPDLSGSLYSLYSGVESYNAPSIDLDELVRISSGFMRAFELGLIISAHDVSGGGIVMAAAEMSFGRGVGLSMDLTDVSNGRTAQKMFSEAGNRILVEISEENFQEFSKCFDDVKIVKIGKTGGDRLRIDDVNLNYVDLGVEELRDAWDHGLDDYI from the coding sequence ATGCCAGGAAAAACTAAAATGGCGGCGAAGCCCGAGACCGTGAAACTCATTGAAACGCTCAACGCGGACCTGGGGAAGCTGAGTGGCGATCTTTCGCTATCGCTCAGCACGGATGAAATGATAATGCTTAAACATTATTTCAAGGACCTTGGCAGGAACCCGACAATGCTTGAAATCGAGGCAATGGCACAGGCATGGAGTGAACACTGCTGCTATAAGTCATCAAAGCTTTACCTGAAAAAATTTCTATCGGGGTTAAAGACGGATTATACTATCCTTGCCATGGAAGATGATGCAGGAGTTATTGAATTCGACAATACTCATGCGTACGTTGTCAAGATGGAAAGCCACAACCATCCAAGTGCAATTGAGCCTTATGGCGGTGCAGCGACGGGAGTTGGAGGGATAATTCGAGATGTACTTTGCATGGGTGCCCAACCCGTTGCACTTATGGACTCGATTTACCTGGGAGATATCAGGGAGAATTCAAAGAATGATCATGGCCTTACCGAGAGATTCACATTCAACGGAATTGTAAATGGTATCAGAGACTATGGAAATCGCGTAGGGATACCCAACGTTGCGGGTTCTGTTGATTTTGACAAGTCATACGGCAACAACCCACTGGTAAACGCCGGTTGCATCGGGATAGCGAGAAAAGACCACATAATCAGAAGCAAGATTGAAAAGGTTGACGATCTCCTCATTATTGCTGGCGGAAGAACAGGCAGAGACGGGATTCATGGTGTCAATTTTGCGTCGGTGAGGATCAGCGAACTGGAATCAAACAAAAGGGCAGTCCAGCTGGGAAATCCAATAATCAAGGAACCGCTGATACACGCAATACTGGAAGCCGTCGAGCATGGCCTGATTGACGGCATGAAGGATCTTGGGGGTGGCGGTATGTCGAGTTCCGTGGGTGAGATGTGCTATGCTGGCGGGACATCGGCCGAAATTCACCTTGAAAACGTCCTTCTGAAGGAAGCAGACATGGAACCATGGGAGATCTGGATCAGCGAGAGCCAGGAGAGAATGCTTGTCGCTGTCTCCCGGGAGAATATAGAAGAAATTTCAGATATTTTCAGAAAGTGGGATATTGAGTTTTCCATTATCGGAACAGTGAAACCGGGAAACAACCTGGTTATCTATTACAAGGATCGAAAGGAGATGGATCTTAGTCTACCATTCCTGACATCCGGCCCAATGTACTGCAGGCCTTACCGGTCAAAAATTATAGACAGGAAGGAGACACGATTACCGAAGGAGCCGCAGAATTTCAGTGAATTTGTATTGAAGTTTGCGGCAGACCCGAATGTCTGTTCCCGATTTCGCGTGATAAGGCAGTATGATTTCACGGTGAGGGGAAATACAATATCTAAACCGCTCACCGGTTTCCCTAACCACGAAACCCATTCTGACTGTGCAATAATAAAGCCACTGGAGGAGAGCATGAAGGGCCTTGCCCTGTCAATCGGCACGGCACCAAGAATCGTTTCACTTAACCCTTACCAGGGAACGCTTGCCGCCCTGTCCGAAGGGTTCAGGAACATACTTGTTTCAGGTTCAAGACCACACTCAATAGTTGATTCCCTCAATTTTGGCGATCCTGAGGCACCGGACTCAATGGGAGAATTTGTAGAATCCGTCCGGGCATTGGGAGATTTCTGCAGAAAATTCAATCTTCCCGTTGTAGCTGGAAACGTGAGCCTGTATAATGGTTCAAGCACTTCAAGCATTATACCGACCCCGACTATGATGTTTGCCGGAATCTGTGAGGATGTTTCGAGAACCTTGAGTTCAGATTTTAAGGGTGCTGGAAATCTGGTAATACTGGTTGGCAGCAGCCCTCCGGATCTATCCGGAAGCCTGTATAGCCTTTACAGTGGGGTTGAATCATACAACGCTCCATCGATAGATCTGGATGAACTGGTCAGAATATCCTCAGGCTTTATGAGGGCTTTCGAGCTTGGACTTATAATCTCGGCACACGATGTTTCAGGCGGCGGCATTGTAATGGCTGCTGCTGAAATGTCATTTGGAAGAGGCGTCGGACTTTCAATGGATCTCACAGATGTCTCAAATGGTAGAACTGCACAGAAAATGTTCAGCGAAGCTGGAAACAGGATACTGGTTGAGATTTCAGAGGAAAATTTCCAGGAGTTCTCGAAATGTTTTGATGATGTGAAAATTGTTAAAATTGGAAAAACTGGTGGAGATCGGTTGCGCATAGATGACGTTAACCTCAATTACGTTGATCTGGGCGTCGAAGAACTAAGGGACGCCTGGGATCACGGACTTGATGATTATATATAA
- a CDS encoding phosphoribosylformylglycinamidine synthase, with product MPRILVRIEYLDGVEDPESETILKNLKIIGFEGVEKVKISKSFEFLISGNEQNAMQSVREIADKLLYNPVIQKFTIQRARD from the coding sequence ATGCCTAGAATATTAGTCAGGATAGAATATCTTGACGGTGTAGAGGACCCTGAATCAGAGACCATCCTGAAGAATCTCAAAATAATAGGATTCGAAGGGGTAGAAAAAGTTAAGATCTCAAAATCCTTTGAATTTTTAATTTCAGGAAATGAACAGAATGCAATGCAATCCGTGAGAGAAATTGCGGACAAATTGCTCTATAACCCGGTCATACAAAAATTTACCATCCAGAGAGCAAGGGATTAA
- the vapC9_2 gene encoding putative ribonuclease VapC9, with protein MKMMPHAIILDSNALIYSVKYKTDLDKQLSGIGFSRIIVPDCVAVELTGLSGRVPEARAAVSIADRFESIPVAGKCDSAIVDLAQKMDCAILTNDLEIVNNAKSKNLKVYSFKRKGIIDAL; from the coding sequence ATGAAGATGATGCCTCATGCGATCATTCTGGATTCTAACGCACTGATTTACTCAGTGAAATACAAAACAGATTTGGACAAGCAGTTATCCGGCATCGGGTTCAGCAGGATAATTGTTCCTGATTGTGTTGCAGTCGAGCTGACTGGATTATCAGGCAGAGTTCCAGAGGCACGGGCTGCCGTTTCCATAGCCGACAGGTTTGAGAGCATACCGGTCGCGGGGAAGTGTGACTCTGCAATAGTTGATCTGGCTCAGAAAATGGATTGTGCAATCCTGACTAACGATTTGGAAATAGTTAACAACGCAAAGAGTAAAAACCTCAAGGTTTACAGTTTCAAAAGAAAAGGCATAATTGATGCTTTGTGA
- a CDS encoding Geranylgeranylglyceryl phosphate synthase, giving the protein MNVLSEIMKKSSREKIHMTLIDPASQSPERSSIIAAEAEKAGTDFFMIGGSTGITQEIMDECISEIKKHTHTKVIIFPGSSNMISRYADAIYFLSLLNSTDPEFIVRHQMKASQFLKSIAIETIAMGYLVFEPGMTVGKVGKVDLIGKNDRDQALSYALAAQFFGMKLIYFEAGSGASFHVSPSVISSVRPNIEIPLVVGGGIRSAECARKVSMAGADIIVTGTIAERSDNVYSALEPIIAAIKK; this is encoded by the coding sequence ATGAACGTACTGTCAGAGATAATGAAAAAATCGTCTAGAGAAAAAATTCACATGACATTGATTGATCCTGCCTCCCAGAGTCCAGAGCGGTCTTCCATAATAGCGGCAGAAGCAGAGAAGGCAGGAACGGACTTCTTCATGATCGGCGGGTCCACCGGCATAACTCAGGAAATAATGGATGAGTGCATATCGGAAATAAAGAAGCACACACACACAAAAGTGATTATATTTCCAGGCTCATCGAACATGATTTCGAGGTATGCTGATGCCATATATTTTCTATCCCTGCTGAACTCCACAGACCCTGAATTCATAGTAAGACACCAGATGAAGGCATCCCAGTTCCTCAAGAGCATAGCAATTGAAACCATCGCAATGGGTTACCTTGTGTTTGAGCCGGGCATGACTGTGGGGAAGGTGGGAAAGGTTGATCTTATTGGTAAGAATGATCGGGACCAGGCACTGTCTTACGCTCTTGCTGCCCAGTTCTTCGGCATGAAACTAATATATTTTGAAGCGGGAAGCGGCGCGTCTTTTCATGTATCCCCATCAGTCATTTCTTCGGTCAGGCCGAATATAGAAATACCGCTGGTGGTTGGAGGAGGCATAAGGAGTGCTGAATGCGCCAGGAAAGTATCCATGGCCGGGGCAGATATCATTGTGACAGGAACTATAGCTGAAAGATCTGATAACGTCTACTCGGCACTGGAACCCATCATAGCTGCAATAAAAAAATAA
- a CDS encoding universal archaeal metal-binding-domain/4Fe-4S-binding-domain containing ABC transporter, ATP-binding protein, which translates to MEIALESGYEIEVAITVLPEEFSTMYHYPNASKSPMPAGLLGVRVVFCSENELAELVKKYAAEGIQALVSGAIASDYQKTRIERLCTECGLISVTPLWRKDQELVLNEILNRGIKAMLVSVSAEGLSRLDLGRTIDSKYIEHLKQVSVKRKINIAGEGGEYESFVYGIPGKEDLNLERTRIQWEGSHGYLILGD; encoded by the coding sequence ATGGAGATTGCCCTGGAGTCGGGTTATGAAATAGAGGTAGCTATAACGGTTCTACCTGAAGAATTTTCTACCATGTACCATTACCCGAATGCCAGCAAGTCCCCTATGCCGGCAGGCCTTCTAGGAGTGAGGGTTGTATTCTGCAGCGAAAATGAACTTGCAGAATTGGTGAAGAAATATGCCGCTGAGGGCATACAGGCACTGGTTTCTGGAGCGATTGCATCCGACTACCAGAAAACAAGAATAGAGAGGCTGTGCACAGAATGCGGGCTGATTTCGGTCACCCCTCTTTGGCGAAAGGATCAGGAACTTGTCCTTAATGAGATACTTAACAGGGGAATCAAGGCAATGCTTGTTTCTGTATCAGCCGAGGGACTTTCCAGACTTGATCTGGGTAGAACAATTGACAGCAAATACATAGAACACCTTAAACAGGTATCAGTAAAAAGAAAGATCAATATTGCCGGGGAAGGTGGGGAATACGAGTCTTTTGTTTATGGCATTCCGGGAAAGGAGGATCTGAATCTAGAA
- the ribK gene encoding Riboflavin kinase — MTDSKPHDHQLYFALKSIKELIGRDAKRSISSGEVAKIMGISQQSASRLMIKLYSEKYIDRTLENRKQSVSVTEKGLDLLFTELDSLNRILNTSDTLDIEGNVSSGLGEGKYYISRKFYIIQFQEKLGFIPYLGTLNVKVSSEFQNELRRLRNSTGIHIDGFQTEDRTYGPVKAFNASIMGVKCAAILPERTVYSDVLELISSYYLRDKLNVTDDSRVRVRIELAGKT, encoded by the coding sequence ATGACTGACAGCAAGCCCCACGATCATCAACTGTACTTTGCCCTGAAATCAATAAAGGAGCTCATAGGTAGAGATGCAAAAAGAAGCATCTCATCGGGTGAGGTGGCAAAAATAATGGGCATAAGTCAGCAGTCAGCATCCAGGCTAATGATAAAACTCTATTCAGAGAAATATATTGACCGTACATTGGAAAACCGTAAACAGAGCGTATCCGTAACTGAAAAGGGCCTGGACCTCCTATTCACTGAACTTGATTCTCTCAATAGAATACTAAACACAAGTGATACTTTGGACATTGAAGGGAATGTCAGCAGTGGTTTAGGTGAAGGAAAATACTATATTTCACGAAAATTCTACATAATACAGTTCCAGGAAAAACTCGGTTTCATACCATACCTTGGCACACTAAACGTAAAAGTCAGCAGCGAGTTTCAAAACGAACTCAGGAGACTGAGGAACAGTACTGGAATACATATAGACGGCTTCCAGACCGAGGATCGGACTTATGGGCCGGTGAAAGCTTTCAATGCGAGCATCATGGGGGTCAAGTGTGCCGCTATACTCCCTGAAAGAACAGTGTACAGCGACGTGCTTGAGTTAATCTCAAGCTACTATTTGAGAGATAAGCTGAATGTTACCGATGATTCAAGAGTGCGTGTCAGGATTGAACTCGCTGGAAAGACCTGA
- the hmgA gene encoding 3-hydroxy-3-methylglutaryl-coenzyme A reductase — MAKRSSVIPGFHKLSIKERSRLVSEFSNLTESETSILPEFGSMPVNVADGMVENVISVMEIPLGIATNFLVNGKDYLIPMAIEEASVIAACSNAAKICRASGGFTAYATASIMVGQIQIMKLDSLDDARIKILQSESKIIDMANTRSRTLKEKGAGARSLEIYQYSFPEKMLVIHLLVDVSDAMGANIVNSMCEFIAPYLEEITGGKVNLRILTNLTDRRMAYSTAVFKKDLIGGKEVVDNIMSSYNLSMIDPYRAATHNKGIMNGIDAVLLATMNDWRAIEAGAHAYASLDGYRSLTRYSVLPDGDLSVSISIPMAVGTIGGSTNTAPKVRVTRKILNVESAREFACVLASVGLAQNFAAIRALSSEGIQSGHMKLHARNIAISAGASDIEVEQVVDEMVRSGNISPSNAMSILGKLRKNS; from the coding sequence ATGGCAAAAAGAAGCTCGGTTATCCCGGGATTCCATAAATTATCAATAAAGGAAAGGTCACGTCTTGTCTCCGAGTTCTCGAATCTGACAGAGTCTGAAACATCAATATTGCCTGAATTTGGTTCGATGCCGGTAAACGTAGCTGACGGGATGGTGGAGAATGTAATTTCTGTGATGGAAATCCCGCTTGGGATAGCTACAAATTTTCTGGTCAACGGAAAGGACTACCTCATTCCCATGGCGATAGAGGAGGCCTCCGTTATTGCTGCATGCTCCAATGCTGCAAAGATCTGCAGAGCATCAGGCGGATTCACCGCCTATGCCACGGCATCCATAATGGTTGGCCAGATACAAATAATGAAACTGGACTCTCTGGATGATGCCAGAATAAAGATATTGCAGTCAGAATCAAAAATTATAGACATGGCCAACACAAGAAGTAGAACACTGAAAGAGAAGGGTGCAGGAGCCAGGAGCCTCGAAATTTATCAGTATAGCTTCCCTGAAAAGATGCTGGTTATACATTTGCTTGTAGACGTTTCTGATGCAATGGGTGCAAACATAGTGAACAGCATGTGCGAATTCATTGCCCCATACCTGGAAGAAATCACGGGCGGTAAGGTCAACCTGAGGATCCTGACAAATCTTACAGACAGAAGGATGGCCTATTCCACTGCTGTTTTCAAGAAGGATTTGATAGGCGGGAAGGAAGTTGTGGATAATATAATGAGTTCATACAATCTTTCCATGATCGACCCATATCGTGCAGCCACTCACAATAAGGGAATCATGAACGGGATTGACGCTGTCCTGCTTGCAACAATGAATGACTGGAGAGCAATTGAAGCAGGTGCTCACGCATATGCCTCGCTGGATGGATACCGGTCACTGACCAGATACAGCGTGCTTCCGGATGGAGACCTTAGCGTGAGTATTTCGATACCGATGGCTGTTGGCACTATTGGCGGGTCGACAAATACAGCCCCAAAGGTGAGGGTAACCAGGAAAATTCTCAATGTGGAAAGTGCTAGAGAATTCGCCTGTGTTCTCGCATCCGTGGGCCTGGCCCAGAATTTTGCCGCTATACGAGCGCTTAGTTCCGAAGGGATACAGTCAGGTCACATGAAGCTGCACGCCAGGAACATTGCAATTTCAGCTGGTGCCTCAGATATTGAAGTGGAACAGGTAGTTGATGAGATGGTAAGGTCAGGGAATATATCTCCATCAAATGCAATGTCAATTCTGGGAAAACTGCGTAAAAATTCATAA
- a CDS encoding putative membrane protein — MTFVDPLAVMLIGLAMGTLLGAFYFFFSARGDKEQIKSLIIPAFGIGAFDLVSGFYMSFEWPMTGFGAAYNMLFGDPLLLFGLILMMSAFMIYKEMHLGLMPLLILLTGIYVLVGAYSIVQLKMESGQNLITSTGLYIFDGIGAVLAPILYIKPTTGTGKTLYYVEWIVLGIGTIFALVIGFMAFNGHLASPP; from the coding sequence ATGACATTCGTAGATCCTTTAGCTGTAATGTTGATTGGGCTTGCAATGGGTACCCTCTTGGGGGCGTTCTACTTCTTTTTCTCCGCGAGGGGAGACAAGGAACAGATAAAGAGTCTAATTATACCCGCGTTTGGAATTGGTGCGTTTGATCTTGTAAGTGGCTTTTATATGTCTTTTGAGTGGCCAATGACAGGATTCGGCGCTGCTTATAATATGCTGTTCGGTGATCCCCTTCTACTGTTTGGACTGATATTGATGATGTCAGCTTTCATGATTTACAAGGAGATGCACCTGGGCCTGATGCCACTCCTGATTCTACTTACGGGAATTTATGTCCTGGTCGGTGCATACAGCATAGTTCAACTGAAAATGGAGAGTGGGCAGAATCTCATAACTTCAACGGGACTTTACATTTTCGACGGTATAGGTGCAGTACTGGCTCCGATCCTTTACATTAAGCCTACTACTGGAACGGGAAAAACTCTATACTATGTGGAGTGGATTGTACTGGGCATAGGCACTATATTTGCCTTGGTAATTGGCTTCATGGCCTTTAACGGTCACCTTGCCAGCCCTCCATAA